A single Mangrovimonas sp. YM274 DNA region contains:
- a CDS encoding 2'-5' RNA ligase family protein, giving the protein MAEIRIYNLRIVPPNPIYERVVAFKKQFIDAFGPLQYSKSKPHVTLVQFEMDVDYEPLLIKYFSALSDMETFKMTIEGVAAFEKGSKVLLLKISPSKNFEQLLAQIKVIWRRDLHRGLTALKVSNTPHITISKTKDVTTLHKSLELFKDIAYFKEFEVNELVLLSRPHGKTWDWECHIPLS; this is encoded by the coding sequence GTGGCTGAAATAAGGATATACAATTTACGTATTGTACCTCCAAATCCCATTTATGAGCGGGTTGTTGCTTTTAAAAAGCAATTTATAGATGCTTTTGGTCCGCTGCAATATTCCAAATCCAAACCTCATGTTACCTTGGTACAGTTTGAAATGGACGTGGACTATGAGCCCTTATTGATAAAGTATTTTTCCGCTCTGTCTGATATGGAGACGTTTAAAATGACTATTGAGGGGGTTGCTGCGTTTGAAAAAGGATCCAAGGTGTTACTTTTAAAGATAAGTCCCTCCAAAAATTTTGAGCAATTGCTAGCTCAAATCAAAGTGATATGGAGAAGGGATTTACATAGAGGGCTAACTGCATTAAAAGTATCCAATACACCACATATCACGATTTCAAAGACAAAAGATGTAACTACTCTCCATAAAAGCCTTGAACTATTTAAGGACATTGCTTATTTCAAGGAATTTGAAGTCAATGAACTTGTTTTATTGTCAAGGCCTCATGGAAAGACTTGGGATTGGGAATGTCATATACCATTATCTTAA
- a CDS encoding TQO small subunit DoxD, with protein sequence MNKITIKNDSGLLVLALRLVVGWTYFSAFWRRTILADKLDPEAAGYIGEKFNHFLPHALGIKPIIQYLVENPDILWINMVIFTIIEGIVGLGILLGIFTRLMSIGVFGLAMGILLGSGWIGTTCLDEWQIGVLGIAAGFVLFLTGSGTYSVDHYFFKKRFSFITKKWFALLGSGPLPIREQVFSRFVLMGSLCVLGITLMTNQIFHGGLWGTLHNKSVKPKLEITQGKLNNQTLSFDVFRTEGVDVYGAWIIGIELLDDQQKPVFQLSQTDLSLLMNYQISNYYIAKVKPGAHSLIVPLGAKATLNLSDSILANLPNGKYTIKMTDISGAYWEHDLKKQ encoded by the coding sequence ATGAATAAAATCACTATAAAAAACGATTCAGGCCTTTTAGTACTAGCGTTAAGGCTTGTGGTTGGCTGGACCTATTTTTCAGCCTTTTGGAGACGCACTATCCTTGCAGACAAACTTGACCCTGAGGCAGCAGGTTACATTGGCGAGAAATTCAACCACTTTTTACCCCATGCATTGGGAATAAAGCCCATAATTCAATATTTGGTGGAAAACCCAGATATTTTATGGATTAACATGGTAATATTTACCATCATTGAGGGCATTGTGGGACTTGGTATTCTTTTAGGCATATTTACTCGATTAATGAGCATAGGGGTTTTTGGTCTTGCTATGGGAATTTTGCTTGGTTCGGGTTGGATAGGAACAACCTGTTTAGACGAATGGCAGATAGGTGTTTTAGGAATTGCTGCCGGCTTTGTATTATTTCTTACCGGTAGTGGTACATATTCTGTAGACCATTATTTTTTCAAGAAGCGATTTTCATTCATAACAAAGAAATGGTTCGCCTTGTTAGGCTCAGGCCCCCTCCCTATTAGAGAGCAAGTGTTTTCAAGATTTGTATTGATGGGCTCTCTTTGCGTTTTGGGAATTACCCTAATGACCAACCAGATATTTCACGGAGGCCTTTGGGGCACCCTCCATAACAAATCAGTAAAACCAAAACTTGAGATTACCCAAGGAAAACTGAACAATCAAACCCTGTCTTTTGATGTTTTTAGAACTGAAGGGGTCGATGTTTACGGCGCTTGGATTATTGGTATAGAATTATTGGATGATCAGCAGAAACCTGTATTTCAATTATCTCAAACAGATTTGTCATTACTAATGAACTATCAAATTTCAAATTACTATATAGCCAAAGTAAAACCGGGAGCCCACAGTCTAATTGTTCCTTTGGGAGCGAAAGCAACCTTAAACTTGAGCGATAGTATATTAGCCAACCTACCAAATGGTAAATACACCATTAAAATGACCGACATAAGCGGTGCATATTGGGAACATGACCTAAAAAAGCAGTAA
- a CDS encoding sulfur reduction protein DsrE, translated as MKHTILYLFSICLFSLNTSKMKAQDNNSEQHNYLILSKNLQQLKPVLLTANELKQEDGPTYGNFHMIICGKTVSDIPNNSAFEALLKEASSQNVKVFACGISLKKFNVDITKLPKNITIVENGILYGFQLLKQGFITLTI; from the coding sequence TTGAAACATACAATTCTATATTTATTTAGTATCTGTCTTTTCAGCCTCAACACATCAAAAATGAAGGCTCAGGACAACAATTCAGAACAACACAATTATTTAATCCTATCAAAAAACCTGCAGCAGCTCAAACCGGTTTTATTAACAGCCAATGAGCTAAAACAGGAAGACGGCCCAACCTATGGCAACTTTCATATGATAATCTGCGGAAAAACGGTAAGCGACATTCCCAATAATAGTGCATTTGAAGCACTTTTAAAAGAGGCCTCATCTCAAAACGTAAAAGTATTTGCCTGTGGCATTTCCCTAAAAAAATTTAATGTAGACATCACCAAACTTCCTAAAAACATAACAATAGTAGAAAACGGAATTCTGTATGGATTTCAACTCCTTAAACAAGGATTCATAACACTAACTATTTAA
- a CDS encoding TetR/AcrR family transcriptional regulator codes for MINLLQNFKIEVPKGIYIKDPETSDLGKRIVKHSIELIDELGFEQFNFKKLGTTINSNESSVYRYFESKHHLLMYLTSWYWVWIEYQLVLETFALKDPKERLEKAIEVLTRTTEEDSDFAHINEVLLNKIIIKENAKAYLTCDVDSENEEGFFMPFKRVVKRFAEVIQGYNNTYQFPLSLASSTVEGALHQHFFTDHFKTLTNNTEPTSVTQFYTSIIFKTLMHEE; via the coding sequence ATGATTAATTTGCTGCAAAACTTTAAAATTGAAGTCCCCAAAGGCATCTATATTAAGGATCCTGAGACGTCCGATTTGGGAAAACGCATCGTTAAGCATAGCATTGAACTGATTGATGAACTAGGTTTTGAGCAGTTCAATTTTAAAAAGCTTGGAACGACTATCAATTCCAATGAAAGTTCTGTTTATCGGTATTTCGAGAGTAAGCACCATTTGTTGATGTATTTAACCTCTTGGTATTGGGTTTGGATTGAGTATCAATTGGTGTTGGAGACGTTTGCGTTAAAAGATCCAAAGGAAAGACTTGAAAAGGCTATTGAGGTATTAACAAGGACTACCGAGGAGGATAGTGATTTTGCACATATCAATGAGGTGCTGCTTAATAAAATAATCATTAAAGAAAATGCTAAAGCCTACTTAACCTGTGATGTCGATAGCGAGAATGAGGAGGGGTTCTTTATGCCCTTTAAGCGGGTGGTGAAACGCTTTGCAGAAGTGATTCAGGGCTATAACAACACTTACCAGTTTCCGTTGAGTCTGGCCAGTTCTACGGTTGAGGGAGCTTTGCATCAGCACTTTTTTACAGATCATTTTAAGACATTAACCAATAATACCGAGCCTACATCGGTAACCCAATTTTATACCAGCATAATCTTTAAAACACTAATGCATGAAGAATAA
- a CDS encoding peptidase domain-containing ABC transporter, with product MKNNNSLSPWKRFLGLVQLEREDIFRVAYFAIFEGILALTLPLGIQAIITLLQGGQVSTSWIVLVVLVTSGVAFTGILRLFQIRIIESIQQRIFARASFDLAYRFPKIKMNQMRNYYLPELANRFFDTLSIQKGLSKILIDIPSAFLQVIFALILLSFYHPFFIVFGLLLMGLIFVVFKYTAKKGLDTSLKESKYKYKMAHWLEEIARTVISFKLSGKTRLALNKTDDLVYDYVKSRENHFKILMLQFKQMIGFKVVVTAGLLLVGGYLVLNQQMNIGQFVAAEIIIILIIASVEKLILGLESFYDVLTAIEKLGQVVDKPVENQYGEEIGAARPFTIELKNAGYRVTNRTKPILEHISFKIEPTDRVLIQGESGSGKSSLLQLISGVLAPTDGYIYIDNLSIESLHINKYRSHLGMVLSEESPFEGTIRENVTFGDTDITDESIFGVFEKLGLTSFLKRQPKGLNTLLKPEGKQIPYFISAKLLLARAILKDPKVLILEEPLKQFNIEESEKIFEYLCDASNPWSVIVVSNLNVWKRMCNKHIILEDGHVINL from the coding sequence ATGAAGAATAATAACAGTTTGTCACCTTGGAAACGTTTTTTAGGTTTGGTTCAGTTAGAACGGGAAGACATTTTTAGAGTTGCTTACTTTGCGATTTTTGAAGGTATTTTGGCCTTGACATTACCTCTGGGGATTCAAGCCATCATCACGCTTTTACAAGGAGGTCAAGTGTCTACTTCATGGATTGTATTGGTGGTTTTGGTAACTTCTGGTGTGGCCTTTACGGGTATTTTAAGGCTTTTTCAAATACGAATTATTGAGAGCATCCAACAGCGGATTTTTGCTAGGGCTTCTTTTGATTTGGCATATAGATTTCCAAAAATAAAGATGAACCAGATGCGCAATTACTATTTGCCTGAATTGGCAAACAGATTTTTTGATACGCTAAGCATTCAAAAGGGGTTGTCTAAAATTTTAATTGATATCCCATCTGCATTCTTACAGGTTATTTTTGCCCTTATTTTATTGTCATTTTACCATCCATTTTTTATTGTATTCGGTTTACTGTTGATGGGGCTCATTTTTGTAGTGTTTAAATACACGGCCAAAAAAGGTTTGGATACCAGTTTGAAAGAGTCTAAATACAAATACAAAATGGCGCATTGGCTCGAGGAAATTGCCCGTACCGTAATTAGTTTTAAGTTGTCAGGCAAAACCAGATTGGCCCTTAATAAAACGGATGATTTGGTCTATGACTATGTAAAGTCAAGAGAGAACCACTTTAAAATTTTAATGCTTCAGTTTAAGCAAATGATTGGTTTTAAAGTTGTGGTTACCGCAGGATTGTTATTGGTAGGTGGATATTTAGTGCTTAACCAACAAATGAATATCGGGCAGTTTGTAGCCGCAGAAATTATTATCATTTTAATTATTGCTTCTGTCGAAAAACTCATTTTGGGCTTGGAGTCCTTTTATGATGTATTGACAGCTATCGAAAAATTGGGACAGGTGGTTGATAAGCCTGTTGAAAATCAATATGGAGAGGAAATTGGAGCGGCCAGACCATTTACTATCGAACTTAAGAACGCCGGCTACCGGGTAACCAATCGCACAAAACCAATTTTAGAACACATTTCCTTTAAGATTGAACCAACGGACCGTGTGTTAATTCAAGGGGAAAGTGGGTCTGGAAAGTCAAGTTTGTTACAGCTCATTTCTGGGGTATTGGCCCCAACAGATGGCTACATCTATATTGATAATTTGTCTATAGAAAGCCTGCATATTAATAAATACCGATCGCATTTAGGAATGGTGCTTTCTGAGGAATCTCCTTTTGAGGGAACCATTAGGGAAAATGTAACTTTTGGGGACACTGATATAACCGATGAATCCATTTTCGGGGTGTTTGAAAAATTAGGGTTGACTTCCTTTTTAAAACGACAACCTAAGGGATTGAATACGCTATTGAAACCTGAAGGGAAGCAGATTCCGTACTTTATTTCGGCTAAGTTGTTATTGGCTAGGGCTATATTAAAAGATCCTAAGGTTCTAATATTAGAAGAACCTTTAAAGCAATTTAATATTGAAGAATCAGAAAAAATCTTTGAATATTTATGTGATGCCTCCAACCCTTGGAGTGTAATTGTAGTGAGTAACCTAAATGTCTGGAAGCGTATGTGTAACAAACACATTATTCTTGAGGACGGTCATGTAATTAACCTGTAA
- a CDS encoding HlyD family secretion protein — translation MLNISNNKVSEFLDLEQFKSGQATLHKSHHRLFRRVLLVSTILLIIILFLPWTQNITSKGLVTTLKPNQRPQTLQSPIPGRIDAWLVQEGDFVKKGDTILKISEIKSDYFDEQLTDRTGDQIRAKSASVQAYRSKVGALKNQYTALQQEQVLKLEQAKNKLLQSKLKVESDSIDLEAIKIKANIAQTQFERTVTLQEKGLKAVKDVEEYRNKLQEANAKLISQENKWLASKNEVINSELNISTIRATYGDKLAKAQSDLFSAESNALDTEAQVSKLENSLANYEKRNSLQYITAPQDGYINKAIISGIGETFKEGEPLVGIMPANYELAVEMYVKPIDLPLLHKGEHVQVEFEGWPAIVFSGWPNVSYGTYGAHIVAIENFASPNGMYRVLITRDPDYGPWPEALRVGSGAKTIALLEDVPIWFELWRQINSFPPNFYAPLGPEAAQKSDLKNNSNN, via the coding sequence ATGTTGAACATTTCAAATAATAAAGTCTCAGAATTTTTGGATCTGGAACAATTCAAGTCCGGTCAAGCTACCTTGCATAAAAGCCATCATAGACTGTTTAGAAGGGTGTTATTGGTGAGTACTATTTTGTTGATTATTATTTTGTTTCTACCATGGACACAAAATATTACCAGCAAAGGTTTGGTAACAACCTTAAAGCCCAACCAGCGGCCGCAGACCCTTCAATCGCCTATACCAGGTCGAATTGATGCTTGGTTGGTTCAGGAAGGTGATTTTGTAAAGAAAGGGGATACCATTCTTAAAATATCCGAAATCAAAAGTGACTATTTTGATGAGCAATTAACGGATCGTACAGGCGATCAAATAAGGGCTAAGTCAGCTTCTGTTCAAGCTTATAGGTCCAAAGTAGGAGCTTTGAAAAATCAATACACAGCACTACAACAAGAGCAAGTGTTGAAATTGGAACAGGCCAAGAACAAGTTGCTTCAATCCAAATTAAAGGTGGAATCAGACAGTATTGATCTGGAAGCTATAAAAATAAAAGCCAATATTGCCCAAACTCAATTTGAAAGAACTGTAACCCTTCAGGAGAAAGGTCTTAAAGCGGTGAAGGATGTGGAGGAATACCGAAACAAACTGCAGGAGGCTAATGCCAAGTTGATTTCTCAGGAAAACAAATGGTTGGCTTCCAAAAATGAAGTAATCAATTCCGAATTGAATATTTCTACAATAAGAGCTACTTATGGGGATAAATTGGCCAAGGCACAGAGTGATTTGTTTTCGGCCGAATCAAATGCACTTGATACCGAAGCGCAAGTATCCAAGTTGGAAAATAGTTTAGCCAATTACGAAAAACGTAATAGTTTGCAGTACATCACGGCGCCACAGGATGGTTATATCAATAAGGCTATAATATCTGGAATAGGGGAAACCTTTAAGGAAGGTGAGCCTTTGGTAGGGATTATGCCAGCTAATTATGAACTCGCTGTAGAAATGTATGTAAAGCCCATAGATTTGCCACTGTTGCACAAAGGAGAACATGTACAGGTAGAATTTGAAGGTTGGCCTGCTATTGTGTTTAGTGGATGGCCTAATGTTTCCTATGGTACGTACGGGGCGCATATAGTAGCTATTGAAAATTTTGCTAGTCCAAATGGTATGTATCGGGTATTGATTACTCGAGATCCAGATTATGGGCCTTGGCCGGAAGCCCTTCGGGTAGGTTCAGGAGCTAAAACAATAGCGCTTTTGGAAGATGTGCCAATTTGGTTTGAATTGTGGAGACAGATCAACAGTTTTCCGCCAAATTTTTATGCACCATTGGGTCCCGAAGCAGCACAAAAGAGCGATTTAAAAAATAACTCCAACAATTAA
- a CDS encoding TolC family protein → MVFKNIQFPNGSSVLVTLFCILGFTVQGQVVSDSVFTLEEYLGYVKQYHPIVKQAQLMASEGEAKLLKARGAFDPKIEVDYNTKEFTGTEYYDKLNAAFKIPTWYGIELKANYENNEGYYLNPEATVPEDGLYSAGVSMSLAKGFLANERMATLKQAKLYRDISLNKQSLAVNEVLYKAVETYFSWLKYYQEYQVYTSFQENARERLANVVVSFEAGDKPAVDTLEASINFKNRALDVEKSRINYVKSQLELSNYLWLENNIPVELDASLLPDENSFFIADQVLNSSLLEVNEELLENHPKIQTINLEKEQLILEKRLNTNNLLPKIDVQYNFLTSDYERINSLTTHNYKAGLNISMPLFLRKERGDLKLTKLKLQDVEFSLSATKVSLQNKLNAVQQEISSYETQSNIAQNLVDDYTQLVAFEEERFELGEGSLFLINYREAKLIETELKRIDINNKVLVTKAKFAQILNTLE, encoded by the coding sequence ATGGTTTTTAAAAATATACAATTTCCAAACGGCTCATCGGTACTCGTTACACTGTTCTGTATATTGGGGTTTACAGTTCAGGGACAGGTTGTTTCTGATAGTGTTTTTACCTTGGAAGAATATTTGGGTTATGTAAAACAGTACCATCCTATTGTGAAACAGGCGCAATTAATGGCGAGCGAAGGGGAAGCTAAACTTTTGAAGGCGCGAGGTGCCTTCGACCCTAAGATAGAAGTAGATTATAACACAAAGGAATTTACGGGGACCGAATATTATGATAAGCTCAATGCAGCCTTTAAAATTCCCACTTGGTATGGAATAGAACTAAAGGCCAATTACGAAAACAATGAAGGTTATTATTTAAATCCTGAAGCCACGGTGCCAGAAGATGGGCTGTATAGCGCAGGGGTGTCCATGTCTTTGGCTAAAGGATTTTTGGCTAATGAGCGCATGGCAACCTTAAAGCAAGCAAAGCTGTACAGGGACATTAGTTTAAACAAGCAGAGTTTGGCTGTAAATGAGGTTCTCTACAAGGCAGTGGAGACCTATTTTAGCTGGTTAAAGTACTACCAGGAATACCAAGTATATACCTCTTTTCAAGAGAATGCTCGGGAACGCTTAGCTAATGTAGTGGTTAGTTTTGAAGCAGGGGACAAGCCTGCTGTTGATACTCTGGAGGCAAGTATCAATTTTAAAAATAGAGCTCTGGATGTTGAAAAATCCAGAATCAACTATGTGAAATCCCAATTGGAACTTTCCAATTATTTGTGGTTGGAAAATAATATCCCTGTAGAATTGGATGCTAGTCTGCTGCCAGATGAAAACTCTTTTTTTATCGCAGATCAAGTTTTAAATAGTAGTTTATTGGAGGTTAACGAAGAACTTTTGGAAAATCACCCCAAAATACAGACAATCAATTTGGAAAAAGAGCAATTGATTTTAGAAAAACGACTGAATACAAATAACCTTTTGCCTAAAATAGACGTACAATATAATTTTTTAACAAGCGATTATGAACGGATTAATTCGTTGACTACCCATAATTACAAGGCAGGGCTTAATATAAGTATGCCGTTGTTTTTGAGAAAGGAACGCGGTGACTTGAAGCTAACTAAATTGAAACTACAAGATGTGGAGTTTAGTTTGTCGGCTACAAAGGTAAGTTTGCAAAATAAACTTAACGCGGTGCAACAAGAAATAAGCTCCTATGAAACTCAAAGCAATATAGCTCAAAATTTGGTAGATGATTATACCCAATTGGTAGCTTTTGAAGAAGAACGTTTTGAATTGGGAGAGGGCTCCTTGTTTTTGATCAATTATAGAGAGGCCAAATTAATTGAAACGGAATTAAAGCGTATTGATATTAATAATAAAGTATTGGTGACAAAGGCTAAGTTTGCCCAAATATTAAATACCTTGGAGTAG
- a CDS encoding long-chain fatty acid--CoA ligase: MDNSTGASQHRLFDFLIGDNINKLPENFLQYKKEDTWLHYPPTQFKENVFSLANSLLVKGINGNGSTVEERSKVGLICFSSPDWLLIDLAVQVTGAVLVPLYPNISKTELVAIFNEAALEVCFVEDMELYNQLDSIKQDLPKLKEIYVINTSEALLSWKQLILPFSKTIYENVLTYANKVDETDVCTIIYTSGTTGTPKGVMLSHKNIYSNMEAVSSEVFEHLILDKKQALSFLPLNHVYEKMALYVYIYNGFTISFAENVGKVVENLQEVKPYMFCAVPRLLEKVYEKIISVGEAQRGFKRNIFFWAVKLANRFEFNQKLSISYKLQLRLADILIYKKWRDALGGNVKAIIMGGGACQQRLIRVFGAAGINVVEGYGLTETSPILAFNRVNDIQPGTVGMPLKSVEIKFLEDGEICCKGDNVMQGYFKRPEETQKVLKDGWFCTGDIGEMINSKYLKITDRKKQMFKTSGGKYVVPQPIENKMKESFLIEQIMVVGEGQKFVSALIVPNFSGLADWCRKHGVLYKGKESALKSEKIRALYKSIIDRYNPLFNHVEQIKKFVLLPEEWTVDKGELTPSMKIKRKVILKNHENDIAQLYGLE; this comes from the coding sequence ATGGACAATTCTACAGGGGCTTCGCAGCACAGGCTTTTTGATTTTTTAATAGGAGACAATATTAATAAGTTGCCTGAAAACTTTTTGCAATATAAAAAAGAGGATACTTGGCTACATTATCCGCCAACTCAATTCAAGGAGAACGTCTTTAGTCTAGCAAACTCTCTATTAGTAAAAGGTATTAATGGCAATGGATCTACTGTAGAAGAAAGATCTAAAGTTGGATTGATTTGTTTTTCATCGCCAGATTGGCTTCTTATTGATTTGGCGGTACAAGTTACTGGGGCTGTTTTGGTGCCGTTGTACCCCAACATTTCAAAAACTGAATTAGTGGCCATTTTTAATGAGGCAGCTTTGGAAGTTTGCTTTGTAGAGGATATGGAATTGTACAATCAGCTAGATTCCATAAAACAGGATCTTCCAAAACTCAAAGAAATATATGTAATCAACACTTCGGAGGCTTTACTTAGCTGGAAACAGTTGATACTGCCTTTTTCCAAAACTATTTATGAGAATGTTTTAACCTACGCCAATAAAGTTGATGAAACGGATGTTTGTACCATTATTTATACATCTGGTACCACTGGGACTCCCAAAGGCGTGATGTTGTCACATAAAAATATCTATTCCAATATGGAAGCTGTTTCCTCTGAGGTGTTTGAACATTTAATTCTAGATAAAAAACAGGCCCTTAGCTTCTTGCCACTAAACCATGTTTATGAAAAAATGGCATTGTATGTTTACATCTATAATGGTTTTACAATTTCATTTGCCGAAAACGTTGGCAAAGTAGTTGAAAATCTGCAAGAAGTGAAACCTTATATGTTTTGTGCAGTTCCCAGACTTTTGGAAAAGGTTTATGAAAAAATAATTTCCGTTGGAGAAGCACAAAGAGGATTTAAAAGAAATATCTTTTTTTGGGCAGTTAAATTGGCTAATCGATTTGAATTCAATCAAAAATTATCCATTTCCTATAAGCTTCAACTTAGGCTTGCCGATATACTTATTTACAAAAAATGGCGGGATGCCCTTGGAGGTAATGTAAAAGCCATAATTATGGGCGGAGGAGCTTGCCAACAAAGGTTAATACGTGTGTTTGGAGCTGCAGGAATTAATGTTGTGGAGGGGTATGGGCTTACGGAAACATCTCCAATCCTTGCTTTTAATCGTGTTAATGATATACAACCGGGAACTGTTGGAATGCCATTGAAGTCCGTGGAAATTAAGTTTTTGGAGGATGGGGAAATCTGCTGTAAGGGTGATAATGTAATGCAGGGGTATTTTAAACGTCCTGAAGAAACCCAGAAGGTATTGAAGGATGGTTGGTTTTGCACTGGAGATATAGGTGAAATGATTAATTCAAAGTATCTCAAAATTACCGATAGGAAAAAACAAATGTTCAAGACTTCTGGAGGAAAGTATGTTGTGCCACAGCCTATTGAAAATAAAATGAAAGAAAGTTTTCTAATTGAACAGATTATGGTTGTTGGAGAAGGTCAAAAGTTTGTTTCAGCATTGATAGTTCCCAATTTTTCAGGTTTAGCAGATTGGTGTCGAAAACATGGAGTCCTGTATAAAGGAAAGGAAAGTGCTTTAAAATCTGAAAAAATACGAGCGCTTTATAAAAGTATTATCGACAGATATAATCCTTTATTTAATCATGTTGAACAAATTAAAAAGTTTGTATTGTTACCGGAAGAGTGGACGGTTGACAAAGGAGAGCTTACCCCAAGTATGAAAATAAAGAGAAAGGTCATTTTAAAAAATCATGAAAATGACATAGCTCAACTTTACGGTCTAGAGTAA
- a CDS encoding flotillin family protein, translating to MNYLLPLQSFNLAFPMTVVFAVLFIFVLLIILIKRYKRCPSDRILVVYGKVGGGQSAKCIHGGAAFILPVIQDYEFLDLTPISIEVNLVNALSKQNIRVNVPSRFTIGVSTEPGVMQNAAERLLGLGLQDIQELAKEIIFGQLRLVVASMDIEEINSDRDKFLTNISQSVESELKKVGLKLINVNITDIVDESGYIEALGKEAAAHAINAARKSVAEKNRDGSIGEANAVQDERTQVAAANAQAVEGENTAKIAVANSDSLRRQREAEAERVAIAAEKVQAAKALEESYAAEKDAEIARAERERSSQMADIIVPAEIDKSKVEIDAEAEAEMIRRKAKGEADAILFKAQAEAQGQYEILTKQAAGMEQIVKAAGNNSKDAVLLLIADKLPELVRLQSEAIKNIKIDKVTVWENGSNNGDGKSSTANFLSGMYKSVPPLQEMFNMAGMELPEYLKGKDPKPLNGSAPETAAVSEVETTETE from the coding sequence ATGAACTACCTTCTTCCTCTGCAAAGCTTTAATCTAGCTTTCCCCATGACAGTAGTATTTGCTGTCCTGTTTATTTTTGTCTTATTAATTATCTTAATAAAGCGTTACAAACGCTGTCCCTCAGACCGCATTTTAGTAGTTTACGGTAAAGTTGGAGGTGGCCAGTCTGCCAAATGTATTCACGGTGGAGCGGCCTTTATTTTACCGGTGATACAAGACTATGAATTCTTGGATCTTACGCCTATTTCCATTGAAGTTAACTTGGTTAATGCTTTGTCCAAACAGAATATTCGTGTAAATGTGCCATCACGCTTTACCATTGGTGTGTCTACAGAACCTGGAGTTATGCAAAATGCAGCCGAACGTCTTTTGGGGCTTGGCCTTCAGGATATCCAAGAATTGGCCAAAGAGATTATTTTTGGACAATTACGCTTAGTTGTGGCTTCCATGGATATTGAGGAAATCAATTCCGATCGTGATAAATTCTTGACCAATATTTCCCAGAGTGTAGAGTCCGAATTAAAGAAAGTAGGTCTTAAACTTATCAACGTAAACATTACCGATATTGTTGACGAATCCGGATATATTGAAGCCTTAGGGAAAGAAGCTGCAGCTCATGCAATCAATGCTGCTCGTAAATCGGTAGCCGAGAAAAATAGAGATGGATCTATTGGGGAGGCCAATGCAGTTCAGGATGAGCGCACCCAAGTGGCAGCCGCAAATGCCCAAGCGGTAGAAGGAGAAAACACCGCTAAAATTGCTGTAGCCAATTCCGATTCCTTACGCCGTCAGCGTGAAGCAGAGGCAGAGCGTGTTGCAATTGCAGCAGAAAAGGTACAGGCTGCAAAAGCTTTGGAGGAATCTTATGCTGCGGAGAAGGATGCTGAAATAGCCAGAGCAGAACGTGAACGTTCTTCACAAATGGCAGACATCATAGTTCCAGCTGAAATTGACAAAAGCAAAGTTGAAATCGACGCTGAGGCTGAAGCCGAAATGATTCGTCGTAAAGCAAAAGGTGAGGCGGATGCAATTTTGTTCAAGGCACAAGCAGAAGCTCAAGGACAGTATGAAATCCTTACAAAGCAAGCTGCCGGTATGGAACAAATTGTAAAGGCGGCCGGGAATAATTCGAAAGATGCTGTATTGTTGTTGATTGCCGATAAATTACCAGAATTGGTAAGACTGCAGTCTGAAGCAATTAAAAATATCAAAATCGATAAGGTTACTGTTTGGGAGAATGGAAGCAATAATGGAGATGGCAAATCTTCTACAGCAAACTTCTTATCTGGAATGTATAAATCAGTGCCACCTTTACAGGAAATGTTTAATATGGCAGGAATGGAACTTCCTGAATATTTAAAGGGGAAAGATCCAAAACCTTTAAACGGATCAGCTCCTGAAACAGCAGCTGTTAGTGAAGTGGAAACCACAGAAACAGAGTAA